In one Cryptococcus deuterogattii R265 chromosome 9, complete sequence genomic region, the following are encoded:
- a CDS encoding methylene-fatty-acyl-phospholipid synthase, producing the protein MSKLPVIPSWIPGSDLLHPIFRYTTPAIPSTVDELHKLFEPKTSLYAFVAMTAFNPIFWNFVARNEYRNKTITKVVRSPLVGCYLLAVTIFSISAFRDHLFLGAVKDQPSLAILGHPAVKAAAIALFASGQTFVITSMWALGVTGTYLGDYFGILMSHRVTSFPFNVLSDPMYVGSFLTHLGTALWFQSPAGIVLAAWVWIVYAIALKFEGDSPFTDKIYSAKNKKTDGDSSSPVPTPTSASFPATPSRRSGRLAAKASAPNSDADSDSGSASAAPVKATPRKTARKSVARGEVATPRRVTRSRSQGLASGVSGEE; encoded by the exons ATGTCCAAGCTTCCCGTCATTCCCTCATGGATCCCCGGATCGgaccttctccatcccatTTTCCGGTACACTACTCCCGccatcccttccaccgTCGATGAACTCCACAAGTTGTTTGAACCCAAGACCAGCTTGTACGCCTTTGTTGCCATGACCGCCTTCAACCCTATCTTTTGGAATTTTGTGGCGCGAAATG AATACCGTAACAAGACCATCACCAAGGTTGTGCGGTCCCCTTTGGTCGGCTGCTACCTTTTGGCAGTTACCattttttccatctctgcttTCAGGGACCACCT GTTCCTCGGCGCTGTGAAGGACCAACCATCCCTCGCCATCCTTGGTCACCCTGCTGTCAAGGCTGCTGCTATTGCTCTCTTCGCTTCTGGTCAGACATTTGTCATCACCTCCATGTGGGCTTTGGGTGTCACCGGCACTTATCTCGGTGACTATTTTGGTATTCTCATGTCCCACCGTGTGACTTCTTTCCCGTTCAACGTCCTTTCCGACCCCATGTACGTTGGCTCCTTCCTTACCCACTTGGGAACTGCTTTGTGGTTCCAATCTCCTGCAGGTATTGTCCTAGCTGCTTGGGTCTGGATTGTCTACGCCATCGCTCTTAAATTCGAGGG AGATAGCCCCTTCACCGACAAGATCTACTCTgccaagaacaagaagaccGACGGAgattcctcttctcccgtACCTACCCCCACCTCTGCTTCGTTTCCTGCTACCCCTTCCCGACGATCCGGCCGACTTGCCGCCAAGGCTTCCGCACCCAACTCTGATGCGGATTCCGACAGTGGTAGTGCCAGCGCTGCGCCCGTCAAGGCTACTCCCAGAAAAACTGCCAGGAAGAGCGTTGCCAGGGGCGAAGTAGCTACTCCTAGACGAGTGACAAGGAGCCGCAGTCAAGGCCTTGCTAGCGGCGTTAGTGGGGAGGAGTAG
- a CDS encoding peroxin-1, with product MVRKAAVKYRSLRSNLVNLPLSLYAQLVQQQARPQSLILHLSPMLSLSSSSSSRQPKTAYLGWSGLNAAANVSQVGDGVESVEVDPEVAMSLGWSEGILVEIAVIHNPLVAKSVSVTPMSPDDWEILEQHASFLENNLLSQLRAAQKGQEIDVWVMGRTKIRIRVDETNPSSNSQSAVVIKPDTEIYVAPRPRSSESTSSIPSSQYFPQIVKNGLLNGRNKSKQVKLRLIPPNITSTWGIFIPPSKALLKAEDGRVAVCSPTSLEKIKRKLAISDEEMFFVKVALDQPLAVESPLPGPVVIPQDKGPKDETEMLLVSWEEVPDGCISVAGKTEEWMNVWMTIKVMESTGKREKAKPGKGRPIPDLSFSADPKKSSSPLPGLNKICQEAIDYLRHSAFNHGSKPLLLLGAKGCGKTSLTKIIGNALERNRSVLAETIYEDVGKLDPESRIATIKGTMDKWIEDAKTKAPCCLILDDLDNLLSPETELKTSSNPSILAEYFASLMSSHLLFPPGILIIATAQDASTIHPLLNTLHIFGETLKVPPLSKEVRQDILREFVDGKGETAKKGGEGRENGLDYVLLGGMTEGYSVSDLSDLVQGATQQAVIRCTKSGETDIHLTFDDFITAHEEFIPLNLRGVSLQTSDVKWSDIGGLKEPRRILRETLEWPTKYAQIFANCPLRLRSGLLLYGYPGCGKTLLASAVAKECGLNFISVKGPEVLNKYIGASEKSVRDLFERASAAKPCVLFFDEFDSIAPKRGHDSTGVTDRVVNQLLTEMDGAQGLSGVYVLAATSRPDLIDPALLRPGRLDKSIICDMPSTSDRLEIMKAVVKKGKLELGGDVDLEIVARESEGFSGADLQALVYNAHLEVVHAAIEDEERRKEEEGGGQKLVFNEVGRGEGYRLLSQTNGANLSAAARAELGQRIDTIVSNSQSRSLSVEEKERTMKDFVKPTIQQRHLMNALLETRPSVSQTDRRRLDVIYQSFVNDRDGKMNNGDLGKETGTRMSLM from the exons TCGCCATGTCTTTAGGATGGAGCGAAGGCATTTTA GTTGAGATCGCCGTGATACATAATCCCCTGGTTGCCAAATCAGTGTCTGTAACACCGATGAGTCCTGATGACTGGGAGATCCTG GAGCAACATGCATCTTTCTTGGAGAACAACCTTTTATCCCAACTTCGAGCAGCGCAAAAGGGACAAGAAATTGACGTATGGGTGATGGGTCGAACCAAAATCAGAATACGAGTTG ATGAAACCAATCCGTCAAGCAACTCTCAGTCTGCGGTTGTTATCAAACCCGACACAGAAATCTACGTCGCCCCTCGACCTCGCTCATCTGAATCCACTTCgtccatcccatcttcccagTACTTCCCTCAAATAGTTAAGAACGGCCTTCTCAACGGGAGAAATAAATCCAAACAGGTTAAATTACGTCTAATTCCTCCCAACATCACATCCACATGGGGCATTTTTATACCCCCATCGAAGGCCCTTTTgaaagcagaagatggaagggtAGCTGTGTGTTCTCCTACAAGCCTTGAAAAGATCAAGAGAAAACTCGCAATcagtgatgaggaaatgTTCTTTGTCAAAGTTGCTCTTGACCAGCCCCTAGCGGTAGAATCCCCCTTACCAGGTCCGGTTGTCATTCCACAAGATAAGGGACCCAAAGACGAGACAGAGATGCTTCTTGTCTCTTGGGAAGAAGTACCGGATGGATGTATATCGGTTGCTGGAAAAACGGAAGAATGGATGAATGTATGGATGACGATTAAAGTCATGGAAAGCACGGGtaaaagggagaaggcaaaacctggaaagggaagaccCATTCCTGACTTATCATT TTCTGCCGATCCAAAGAAGAGCTCATCACCTCTCCCAGGGCTCAACAAGATTTGCCAAGAAGCCATCGATTATCTGCGGCATTCAGCATTTAATCATGGGTCGAAAcccctgctgctgttggGGGCGAAAGGCTGTGGGAAGACTAGTTTAACAAAAATAATCGGCAACGCCTTGGAGAGAAATAGATCCGTTCTGGCCG AGACAATCTATGAAGATGTAGGCAAACTAGACCCAGAATCTAGGATCGCGACCATAAAGGGAACAATGGATAAATGGATTGAAGATGCAAAAACGAAAGCACCTTGCTGCTTGATCCTTGACGATTTAGATAACCTCTTATCGCCCGAGACTGAG CTGAAAACATCATCAAACCCTTCTATCCTCGCCGAATATTTCGCTTCCCTCATgtcatcccatctcctcttcccgccCGGCATCCTCATAATCGCCACAGCACAAGACGCCTCCACCATCCACCCTTTACTTAATACCCTGCACATATTCGGCGAGACCCTAAAGGTCCCTCCGCTTTCTAAAGAAGTCAGGCAGGATATTCTGAGGGAGTTCGTTGACGGTAAAGGGGAAACggcaaagaagggaggggaggggcGGGAGAACGGACTGGATTATGTGTTATTGGGGGGTATGACGGAGGGATACTCCGTCTCTGATTTGAGTGATCTAGTTCAAGGTGCGACGCAACAGGCTGTTATACGATGTACCAAGAGTGGAGAAACAGAC ATCCATTTGACGTTTGATGATTTCATCACTGCCCATGAAGAGTTTATACCTCTCAACCTTCGAGGGGTTAGTCTTCAAACCTCTGATGTGAAGTGGAGCGATATCGGAG GCTTGAAAGAACCTCGACGAATTCTCCGGGAAACACTTGAATGGCCCACCAAGTACGCTCAGATCTTTGCCAATTGTCCTTTACGTCTTCGTTCGGG TCTCCTTCTATATGGTTACCCAGGATGCGGCAAGACTCTTCTCGCTTCTGCTGTGGCTAAAGAGTGCGGACTGAACTTCATCTCTGTCAAAGGTCCCGAGGTTCTCAACAAGTATATCGGTGCCAGTGAGAAGAGCGTGAGGGATCTGTTTGAACGAGCAAGTGCTGCGAAGCCTTGTGTCTTGTTTTTCGACGAATTTGACTCTATCGCTCCCAAAAG AGGACATGATAGTACAGGCGTCACGGACCGAGTAGTCAATCAACTCTTGACAGAGATGGACGGTGCTCAAGGTCTATCGGGAGTCTACGTCCTTGCAGCTACAAGCCGTCCAGACCTCATCGACCCTGCATTGCTCCGTCCAGGCCGACTCGATAAATCCATCATCTGCGATATGCCCTCGACCTCAGATAGACTTGAAATTATGAAGGcagtggtgaagaagggaaaactGGAGCTGGGAGGGGATGTGGATTTGGAAATCGTGGCAAGGGAGAGTGAAGGGTTCTCAGGAGCTGATTTACAGGCGCTGGTGTATAATGCACATTTGGAAGTAGTACATGCTGCTatcgaggatgaagaaaggaggaaagaagaggaagggggaGGACAGAAATTGGTCTTCAATGAAgtaggaagaggagaggggtATCGACTGCTTTCCCAGACGAATGGGGCGAATCTTTCAGCAGCGGCTCGTGCAGAGCTAGGTCAGAGA ATCGACACAATCGTCAGTAACAGCCAATCGCGCTCCTTATCGgtcgaagaaaaggaaaggacgATGAAAGACTTTGTCAAG CCTACTATACAACAACGACATTTGATGAACGCGTTGCTTGAAACGCGACCATCTGTATCTCAAACTGATCGTCGACGACTTGACGTCAT CTATCAATCATTTGTCAACGACAGAGATGGCAAAATGAACAATGGAGATTTGGGTAAAGAGACGGGTACGAGAATGTCCCTAATGTGA
- a CDS encoding elongation factor 2: protein MVNFTVDEIRALMDKPTNIRNMSVIAHVDHGKSTLTDSLVSKAGIIASAKAGEMRFTDTRQDEIDRGITIKSTAISMYFPLDKEDVAEIKQKTDGNEFLINLIDSPGHVDFSSEVTAALRVTDGALVVVDCVEGVCVQTETVLRQSLGERVKPVLIINKVDRALLELQVSKEDLYQSFCRTIESVNVIISTYTDPALGDTMVYPEQGTVAFGSGLHGWAFSLRNFAGRYSKKFGVDKAKLMPKLWGDNYFNPKTKKWTKSSEAGVERAFNMFVLDPIFRLFDSIMNFKKDEIPKLLEKLEIKLTSEERDLEGKQLLKVVMRKFLPAGDSLLEMICINLPSPVTAQRYRVETLYEGPMDDESAIGIRDCDPKGPLMVYVSKMVPTSDKGRFYAFGRVFSGTVSSGPKVRIQGPNFVPGKKDDSVIKSIQRTVLMMGRSTEAIEDCPAGNIIGLVGVDQFLLKSGTLTTSETAHNMRVMKFSVSPVVQVAVECKNASDLPKLVEGLKRLSKSDPCVKTWMGDSGEIIVAGAGELHLEICLNDLENDHAGVPLRKSDPVVGYRETVTAESSMIALSKSQNKHNRLYVKAEPLGEELTRDIEEGKVAPRDDPKIRARYLADTYGWDVTEARKIWCFGPDTTGPNVFLDGSKAVQYMNEIKDSCVAAFQWATKEGGVAEEPMRGIRFNILDCTLHADAIHRGGGQIIPTARRVCYAAQLLATPAFQEPMFLVEIAVPESAQGGVYSCLNVRRGHVFSAEQRPGTPMYTLKAYLPVSESFGFNADLRAATGGQAFPQAVFDHWEEMNSNPTEVGSKANVLAVSIRTRKGLKPDVPPYDTYYDKL from the exons ATG GTTAA CTTCACTGTCGACGAGATCCGTGCGCTTATGG ACAAGCCCACCAACATCCGAAACATGTCCGTCATCGCGCACGTCGACCACGGAAAGTCCACTCTTACCGACTCCCTTGTCTCCAAGGCCGGTATCATTGCTTCCGCCAAAGCTGGTGAGATGCGATTCACCGACACTCG TCAGGACGAGATTGATCGTGGTATCACCATCAAGTCCACTGCCATCTCCATGTACTTCCCTCttgacaaggaagatgttgcTGAGATCAAGCAGAAGACCGATG GTAACGAGTTCTTGATCAACTTGATCGACTCTCCTGGTCACGTTGACTTCTCCTCTGAAGTTACCGCCGCTCTCCGTGTCACTGACGG TGCCCTCGTCGTTGTTGACTGTGTTGAGGGTGTCTGTGTCCAGACCGAGACTGTGCTCCGTCAGTCTTTGGGTGAGCGAGTTAAGCCCGTCCTTATCATCAACAAGGTCGACCGAGCTCTTCTCGAGTTGCAGGTTTCCAAGGAAGACCTTTACCAGTCTTTCTGCCGAACCATCGAGTCCGTGAACGTTATCATCTCCACCTACACCGATCCCGCACTCGGAGACACCATGGTCTACCCTGAGCAGGGTACCGTTGCCTTCGGTTCCGGTCTCCACGGTTGGGCTTTCTCTCTCCGAAACTTCGCCGGCCGATACTCTAAGAAGTTCGGTGTTGACAAGGCTAAGCTCATGCCCAAGCTTTGGGGTGACAACTACTTCAACCCCAAGACTAAGAAGTGGACCAAGTCTTCCGAGGCTGGTGTTGAGCGTGCTTTCAACATGTTCGTCCTTGACCccatcttccgcctcttcgACTCTATCATGAActtcaagaaggatgagatcCCCAAGCTCCTCGAGAAGCTCGAGATCAAGCTTACCTCCGAGGAGAGGGACCTCGAGGGCAAGCAGCTCCTCAAGGTTGTTATGCGAAAGTTCCTCCCCGCTGGTGACTCTCTTCTCGAGATGATCTGTATCAACCTCCCCTCTCCCGTTACCGCTCAGCGATACCGTGTTGAGACCCTTTACGAAGGTCCCATGGACGACGAGTCCGCCATCGGTATTAGGGACTGTGACCCCAAGGGTCCTTTGATGGTCTACGTCTCCAAGATGGTTCCTACTTCCGACAAGGGTCGATTCTACGCTTTCGGTCGAGTCTTCTCTGGTACCGTTTCTTCCGGCCCTAAGGTCCGAATCCAGGGTCCTAACTTCGTTCCcggcaagaaggatgactCCGTTATCAAGTCTATCCAGCGAACTGTTCTCATGATGGGTCGATCTACCGAGGCTATCGAGGACTGCCCTGCTGGTAACATTATCGGTTTGGTCGGTGTTGACCAGTTCTTGCTCAAGAGCGGTACTCTTACTACTTCCGAGACTGCCCACAACATGCGAGTCATGAAGTTCTCCGTCTCCCCCGTCGTGCAAGTCGCCGTTGAGTGTAAGAACGCCTCTGACCTTCCCAAGCTTGTCGAGGGTCTCAAGCGTCTTTCCAAGTCCGACCCTTGTGTCAAGACCTGGATGGGTGACTCTGGTGAGATCATCGTTGCTGGTGCCGGTGAGCTCCACTTGGAAATCTGTCTTAACGACCTCGAGAACGACCACGCCGGTGTTCCTCTCCGAAAGTCTGACCCCGTCGTCGGCTACCGAGAGACCGTCACTGCCGAGTCTTCCATGATCGCTCTCTCCAAGTCTCAGAACAAGCACAACCGACTCTACGTCAAGGCTGAGCCTCTTGGTGAGGAGCTTACCCGAGACATTGAGGAGGGTAAGGTCGCTCCCCGAGATGACCCCAAGATCCGTGCTCGATACCTTGCCGACACTTACGGCTGGGATGTTACCGAGGCTAGAAAGATCTGGTGTTTCGGTCCCGACACTACCGGTCCTAACGTCTTCCTTGACGGTTCTAAGGCTGTTCAGTACATGAACGAAATCAAGGACTCTTGTGTTGCTGCCTTCCAGTGGGCTACCAAGGAGGGTGGTGTTGCTGAGGAGCCTATGCGAGGTATCCGATTCAACATCCTCGACTGTACT CTTCACGCCGATGCCATCCACCGAGGTGGTGGTCAGATTATCCCCACCGCCCGACGAGTCTGCTACGCCGCCCAGCTCCTCGCCACCCCCGCTTTCCAGGAGCCCATGTTCTTGGTTGAGATTGCCGTTCCCGAGTCTGCCCAGGGTGGTGTCTAC TCCTGTCTTAACGTCCGACGAGGTCACGTCTTCTCCGCCGAGCAAAGGCCTGGTACTCCCATGTACACCCTCAAGGCTTACTTGCCTGTTTCCGAGTCCTTCGGTTTCAACGCTGATCTCCGAGCTGCTACTGGTGGTCAGGCGTTCCCTCAGGCC GTGTTCGACCActgggaggagatgaacaGTAACCCCACTGAGGTCGGAAGCAAGGCTAACG TGCTCGCTGTCAGCATCCGAACTAGGAAGGGTCTCAAGCCCGATGTTCCTCCTTATGACACTTACTACGACAAGCTCTAA
- a CDS encoding mitochondrial RNA helicase — MISRQLLRATHIRAICSQCRQLSTAPTLLRQYIPRSERKDASRSNKNRHGKRPFAYTPREPVQLTIDDFKPKSPPKASFLVRSILQRLPEWATSSRAMLKFKTYGLEASLVRELSKEWLHEVKNSLSGIASEEEARAALKRGGWDPEGLLIAVSEDRFMPTLESLALRQFLTFMLPSPLLSHPQRTHISSILSATDLTRLTHSTDFLPSRAIKRHFHLHIGPTNSGKTYNALKALSMANTGAYAGPLRLLAHEVWERMNLGSVGGLDGKGRECNLLTGEERRVVHPDAGLLSCTVEMLPLAGLGGAGFDVVVIDEIQMLGDGQRGGAWTKAVLGVAAKEIHLCGDETTVDLLRGMIAALGDDLTVHKYNRLTPLSVANESLKNDYTKVEDGDCIVTFSRSNIFEVKKQVESQAGKKCAVVYGALPPETRAEQARDFNDEDGASKILVASDAVGMGLNLKIRRVVFESLSKFNGKSEVPLSLMQIKQIAGRAGRFKTGNDLTKISDIATPDEAPAAGGVATTLAKDDLPILKELMTWSLPSISRAKLEIPTSGLVQLSTLLPASTTYAELLSHFSALAKPPSLTVIAAHDHKLPLAELVEPFRDRLSLGEMDLFCFAPVNTRDERAKEIFTNLIEDYAEEGCVLVDNIFEGRQTNMLDILDQVHEILSTLPPMPLPGQVGSKKASIPPFIINSLSVLETLHKTLVLYIWLSFRLEVAFPDRPKAVEYKVKCEGVLEDCLERMPGLKPSRKGKGPVSKKILKELEEERQRRKQEEDEKKSIEWRSGSEVKKEQSKKMWRNLAFTGEGEEVGQRLDKRLDVGNGKEQ, encoded by the exons ATGATTTCGAGACAGCTGCTGCGGGCAACTCACATCCGCGCGATCTGCTCTCAATGTCGTCAACTGTCCACCGCGCCCACACTCCTTCGCCAGTACATCCCTCGATccgaaagaaaagatgcgTCTCGCTCAAATAAAAATCGACATGGCAAACGACCCTTCGCATACACCCCCAGAGAACCCGTTCAACTCACTATAGATGACTTCAAACCCAAGTCACCACCCAAAGCGAGCTTTTTGGTTCGCTCAATACTCCAAAGACTACCTGAATGGGCAACATCCTCGCGAGCAATGCTCAAATTCAAGACATACGGTCTGGAAGCAAGCTTGGTGCGAGAACTTTCCAAAGAATGGTTGCATGAAGTGAAAAACAGCCTATCAGGGATCGCttccgaggaagaagccagGGCTGCGTtaaagagaggaggatgggacCCAGAAGGTCTTTTGATCGCAGTATCGGAAGATCGTTTCATGCCCACTCTTGAATCACTCGCTCTCCGCCAATTCCTCACGTTTatgcttccatctccactcCTCAGTCATCCTCAGCGAACCCATATCTCCTCTATCCTCTCGGCCACAGATCTTACGCGGTTAACACACTCCACAGattttctcccttctcgaGCGATCAAGCGTCATTTTCACCTCCACATCGGCCCAACCAACTCTGGTAAAACATACAACGCCCTCAAAGCGCTCAGTATGGCAAATACTGGAGCGTATGCTGGTCCTCTCAGGCTATTAGCACATGAGGtgtgggagaggatgaattTGGGTAGCGTAGGAGGTTTagatgggaagggaagggaatgTAATTTGTTGACTGGTGAAGAGCGCAGAGTGGTTCATCCTGATGCGGGACTTTTGAGCTGTACGGTTGAGATGTTACCGTTGGCTGGGCTGGGTGGAGCGGGTTTTGACGTTGTTGTGATTGACGAGATCCAAATGCTGGGTGATGGACAGAGAGGAGGCGCTTGGACAAAGGCTGTTTTGGGTGTGGCAGCGAAGGAGATCCATCTATGTGGTGACGAAACAACAGTCGATTTGCTGCGAGGCATGATAGCTGCTTTGGGGGATGATCTCACGGTCCACAAGTACAATCGTCTCACTCCTTTATCTGTCGCCAACGAATCTCTCAAAAATGATTACACCAAAGTTGAAGACGGTGATTGTATCGTCACATTTTCAAGATCCAACATCTTTGAAGTCAAGAAGCAGGTGGAGAGTCAAGCGGGGAAAAAATGCGCGGTCGTATATGGAGCTCTACCACCAGAGACCAGAGCGGAACAAGCAAGAGATTTcaatgacgaggatggcgCAAGCAAGATCCTCGTAGCCAGTGATGCTGTAGGGATGGGTCTCAACTT GAAGATCCGCAGAGTTGTTTTCGAATCACTTTCCAAATTCAACGGCAAATCAGAAgtgcctctttctcttatGCAGATTAAGCAAATCGCAGGTCGTGCAGGTCGTTTCAAGACTGGCAACGATTTAACGAAAATCTCAGACATCGCCACACCCGACGAAGCCCCCGCTGCCGGGGGTGTTGCAACTACTCTCGCCAAGGATGATTTACCTATCCTTAAAGAACTAATGACCTGGtccctcccttccatcTCGCGCGCGAAGCTCGAAATACCCACCAGCGGCCTTGTACAGCTTTCTACCCTTCTCCCTGCTTCCACTACCTACGCTGAACTTCTATCCCACTTTTCGGCTCTTGCCAAGCCCCCTTCATTAACTGTCATCGCTGCCCATGACCACAAGCTCCCCTTAGCGGAACTCGTAGAGCCTTTCCGGGACCGATTGAGCTTGGGTGAGATGGACCTTTTCTGCTTTGCTCCAGTGAACAcaagggatgagagggCGAAGGAAATTTTTACCAACCTTATCGAGGATTACGCTGAAGAAGGTTGTGTACTTGTAGACAACATCTTTGAAGGGCGGCAAACCAACATGCTCGATATTCTCGATCAAGTCCACGAGATCCTCTCTACCCTCCCTCCTATGCCACTCCCAGGCCAAGTAGGTAGTAAGAAAGCATCCATCCCACCATTTATCATCAACTCCCTTTCAGTTCTTGAGACATTACACAAAACCCTCGTTCTCTACATTTGGCTCAGTTTTAGACTCGAGGTCGCTTTCCCCGACCGACCGAAAGCGGTAGAGTACAAAGTCAAGTGCGAGGGGGTGCTGGAAGACTGTCTGGAAAGGATGCCTGGACTGAAGCCTAGCagaaagggcaagggcCCAGTTTCAAAGAAAATCTTGaaggagttggaagaggaaagacagaggaggaagcaggaagaagatgagaaaaagagtatCGAGTGGAGAAGTGGGAGTGAAgtaaagaaggagcagagtaagaagatgtggaggaaTTTAGCATTTACtggggagggggaagaggtgggACAAAGGTTGGACAAGCGGTTGGATGTAGGTAATGGGAAAGAGCAGTAG
- a CDS encoding PH domain-containing protein: MSGPQQQPIPAPPPSQSEIERKLSFRSTVPPRPIDSPKKPRKLSHTLPHSALSGNDSDSSIASSVPAQGIVSPNISAHPISPLLTPATTSVGGLSAIAENKFGGDEEIVSMMELEDVEEEGEETVEGAESASEDEEAQDELQRGMEGQRVVMSGYLYKKQEKRRAWKKRWFVLRNEKLAYYKDDKEYSLKRVINLREIHTVAPVVIKKHPNTFGIVVPKRTFFVKAPSHAEMDEWVHAINEMRRRISEKEEETKRDHHPKSMSIPRNPPTLHSIDTVSPTNTTYMGPMVSSPQPAVFSPSSPIDNNLTSRFAKISLSSRSPSNQSIHTLQGSHGPSGISNVASRGVSGSSKREHSTGSISSADHFRSVRPPVSSEDEDELETPVAPADPKKVILSAYLMKQSKRRKDVWRKRWFVLTSSALAYSRSHMETKAQQVIPLSSILDALEVLDPASDGNESDRLSAHGHTHPVHSHSHHTFTHAQSPTSSSRQFMRGRLGPVSTSADTRPSKDDEHIFRLITAKRTFHLCAPTEEDEIKWLAAFRALLEQQRGERSASFNVGGSSAQSSQQAQAQAQSQPQPQPQAHAGQGRRLSVPIITQQPPTPGQSSFSLGSSVQDPLTANTILDPPGPSSGVTPLSASPSASQTTSTATTTHSELRSQQSQPQDVPSAQSQVQVGGVPSSHTGQRPRSATYTAKSAVADVVRRFHAEKERET; the protein is encoded by the exons ATGTCTGGTC CCCAGCAACAGCCCATCCCTGCGCCCCCACCTTCTCAGTCAGAGATCGAAAGGAAGCTCTCCTTTCGCTCTACCGTACCCCCACGTCCTATTGACTCTCCTAAGAAGCCAAGG AAACTCTCACACACTCTTCCCCACTCTGCTTTGTCAGGCAACGATTCTGACTCTTCGATCGCATCTTCCGTCCCAGCCCAGGGCATTGTTTCTCCTAATATCTCTGCCCATCCTATTTCCCCGCTTCTCACCCCAGCTACAACATCTGTTGGTGGATTGTCTGCTATTGCTGAGAATAAGTTTGGCGGCGATGAGGAAATTGTCTCGATGATGGAactggaggatgtggaagaggaaggcgaagagaCGGTTGAAGGTGCGGAGAGCGcaagtgaagatgaagaagctcagGATGAGCTGCAGAGGGGTATGGAGGGCCAGAGAGTTGTCATGAGCGGGTACTTAtacaagaagcaagaaaagagaagg GCTTGGAAAAAGCGATGGTTTGTCTTGCGTAATGAGAAGCTGGCATACTATAAGGACGACAAGGAGTATTCCCTCAAGCGAGTAATTAACCTTCGAGAGATCCACACTGTCGCGCCTGTCGTCATCAAGAAACACCCAAACACTTTCGGTATTGTTGTACCCAAACGTACATTCTTCGTGAAAGCACCTTCTCATGCAGAGATGGACGAGTGGGTTCACGCGATTAACGAGATGCGGCGAAGAATTtcggagaaggaggaagagacaaaGAGGGATCACCACCCAAAGTCCATGTCCATTCCTCGAAACCCGCCGACTCTCCACTCCATCGACACTGTCTCGCCTACCAACACAACTTACATGGGTCCTATggtctcttctcctcaacccgccgtcttctctccttccagccCTATCGACAACAATTTGACTTCACGATTCGCCAAGatttccctctcttctcgatCACCAAGCAATCAGTCAATTCACACTTTGCAAGGATCCCACGGCCCCTCGGGTATCAGCAATGTTGCCTCTCGAGGAGTCAGTGGGTCATCCAAGCGAGAGCACTCGACTGGAAGTATATCCTCTGCCGATCATTTTCGTAGTGTACGTCCACCAGTGAGctctgaagatgaagatgaactCGAAACGCCGGTCGCACCTGCAGATCCGAAGAAGGTAATTTTATCGGCGTACTTGATGAAAcagagcaaaagaagaaaggatgtgtggagaaagagatggtttGTGTTGACTTCGTCTGCGCTGGCGTATTCGAGGAGTCATATG GAAACTAAGGCTCAACAAGTCATCCccctttcatccatcctcgACGCTCTTGAAGTCTTGGACCCTGCATCTGACGGAAACGAATCTGATCGTCTCTCCGCACACGGCCACACTCATCCCGTTCACTCGCATTCACATCATACTTTTACGCACGCTCAATCTCCTACCTCATCCTCACGCCAATTCATGCGTGGCCGTTTGGGCCCTGTTTCTACTTCTGCCGATACACGGCCTTCGAAAGACGATGAGCACATCTTCAGGTTGATCACTGCTAAGCGAACTTTTCACCTTTGTGCGCCTacggaggaagatgaaatcAAATGGCTGGCAGCGTTCAGGGCTTTGCTTGAGCAacaaagaggagagaggagcgCATCGTTCAATGTAGGAGGCTCCTCTGCTCAATCAAGccagcaagctcaagctcaagcgCAATCCCAACCTcagcctcaacctcaagcCCATGCAGgacagggaagaagattgagtGTCCCAATTATCACTCAACAACCCCCCACACCCGGACAGTCTAGTTTTTCTCTTGGCTCAAGCGTACAAGATCCGTTGACGGCTAATACTATCCTTGACCCGCCTGGTCCTTCCTCGGGAGTGACCCCTCTATCTGCTTCGCCCTCAGCCTCGCAAACGACGTCAACAGCGACAACAACGCACTCGGAATTACGATCTCAGCAGTCTCAACCCCAAGATGTCCCATCAGCTCAATCTCAAGTGCAGGTAGGGGGCGTGCCTTCCTCCCACACGGGGCAGAGACCACGGAGTGCGACCTATACGGCGAAGAGTGCAGTAGCGGATGTTGTGAGACGGTTCCACGCTGAGAAGGAGCGAGAGACATGA